The genomic interval GTCGTGGTGGTCGTGGAGTTGGACGAGAACGCGGAGGCCAACGGTGCCGTGGTGGACGCCGGGAGGAGCTGCAGCttaggcggcagcggcggtggcagatgatgatgatgatgccgcAGCGCCACGGGACGGATGACCAGCAGCGTCGTCACCACGGGCACGACCTCGCTGCGCACCCGTCCAGAGTTACACGCATCCTGGTACTCTATGAAGCTCTCCACCCTGCAACCACACGCACACAACCACCCCCCAAACCAAACCACCGCCATTAGCGCACACTAACCATACCACTTAACCACCATCTCATCACCAAACACAATAAAAACACGGCGATCGATTCGAAGATTGATCGATCATCTGTACATGTAGATCGATCGAACACGACACACACTGACCAATCGTGAGAGCATGAGACAACCAGAAGAAACCCATGGGAcaacctcgcctcctccgccgccgtctcgcctcgccgctgcctcgcctcgctcgagcagcgcgagctcccaccgccgccgctgccgccgcaccatgccgccgctcgtcgccccCCGCCTGCCGTTGTGCGCGTGCGCGTGAGAcagagtgagagaagagagagaggaagagtgagagagagaagagagagaggaaaagtgcaataggagtatgacaggtgggtcccagtattttttaataaataaattattgactggactgccacgcgtacgccacataGACTAAAACCATCgcggattaggtcgagggggtaattcgtccggattgcatagttaggggtgaagaatgtccggttttatggttcagggggtaattcggacggcCGCGATAGctggggggtaattcgtattttttccaATTACTAAAGAGTAAATTGAGTTTCAGCTATTATTTTACCAAAGTTTTATTTTGGACACCATTTAGTCTATCCTTTCACTGTGGACAAAGTTGTTTTGCCTTTGTTTCATTTTATACCACCTTAAAATATTTCTGGAGTGCATCAATAACCTCAACCACATCCGCACCTATATATCGATAATCTTTCCAACTTGCAAGTTGGCTATTTTTCGCCGGACGAGTGGATAAATGCAGACGAGAGTTAGGCTGAGTTTGTTGCTTGGTGTTGGAAACTCAATCCTCTTGCGTACAAAACGGAGCTACTCATTAGCGTGTATAGTAATTAAGTAGTATtagcttttaaaaaaaatagattaatgtgttttttaaagtaactttcatatattcttttctcttttttttaaaaaaaacacactgtttagtgGTTTGATACAGTGGTTTGATGCATGTAGAAAAATGATGGAGTTGAGTTGTGAACTTTAACAAAAAGAACTCATCcgtagagcaagtataatactccctccattccaaattgatctacatataatttttttgaggttattcctaaatgatctatatatttgtgttcatttattaagtctattcgttatttgtgcattggagtaaatgaacattgatgcatgcatccatgcacacaagtatttataacccacatgcaatatcttgatttgctattggctaggaaatagtggggatggtgtatgcattgagtttgttgctagagtaaatatactatgagagagttattagcttttcttggtcttggtgtacctatgaaatatgtagatcaatttggaatggagggagtagtaggctataagccggctaaatgctaaggtggaggagagaagagaggagagaggagaagcgaaCTGTAAACTTATCTtcgacacaagaaccaagaaactcaaTGAGAGAAACAGATGCgccatatattaattgtaaagagctaactattatataggtaggctgagagaaggctacaaagaaccttatagccaacaggtcggttgtattattagccttgctccgAGGATGCGTTCGTTACCTCCCGTTCCCAACTtccctccctcgttttccgcgcgcacgcttttcaaactgctaaacggtgcgtttttttgcaaaaaaaattctataagagcaagtttaatagtatagcccactactaactccaaatcatatatagccaatgtaatagccaattcatacaatagttacttactatactattaatatctggtcccacctgtcatacacacattacgtcttggagtctatgctgcagctggctacagatctatagcccactgctcttctctctcttcctttatctctttaaaatatgtttatagctggcttatagcctgctattgtacccgTTCTAAGAAaaatgcttaaaaaatcatattaatcatttttaaaaaaatagcaaatacttaattattcaCCCACTAATCgctgctctgttttccgtgctaGGGAGTGACGGATCCCAACCCTtactcccgaacacagccttagagtgGTTCAGAGTGCAACAAAAGTAAAGGTAATATTTTGTAGTACAAAGTGAAAAGATTATCTAAAGAGTAGTTTAAAGTGAAGCTTTGTAATAAAAGATGAATCAAAGTGCAATTAtgtctaaattaaaaaaaaatcaacgataaATTTAGATTATTTATCAATTATCAATGCTATTCACTTAAAGTTTAGAAGTTTAGACTACATACCTAATTACTCATACATTTTATATAATAAAGTTTACAAAACAACatatatgaataaaaaaacataaatgttAATCTCTCCTATCCATCCATTCATTAAGAACATCTTTTAAACACAATAACTACCCAGTATacttccccgaaaaaaaaaaactacccaATATGCGTTCCATAAATCcatctaagtttttttttccctttttggcACAGGAGTAGCAATCCCGTTCGTCACGGGCTCACGGCACAGCGTTGATGAGTCGCACAatatgctgaattgctgatatGCTTTATTTTCTTACTCCTAAAACAAATGACACGTCACGCGTCACCAAGCCTTATCAACATCAACCGCTATTTGCCTATTTGGCCCCCCCCCACCCCGCCCCCAAAAGTGGGGTCCACATGCAGTATTGCAGTGTCAAAAGGTCtcttccaaaaaaaagagacaCGAGCACACGCTACTCCCATCCCCACTCTCGTCGCTCGTCGGTATACCAAACCGAAAAGCTAGTCAATCCGACCCCACCCGATCCGATGGCCGCCACATCGCCGGACTCCGGCGACCTCATCCTGGTCGAGCCGGCCAAGCCGGGGTCCCGGGTCGCCGTCGTCACCATCAACCGGCCCAAAGCGCTGAACGCGCTGACGCGGCCCATGATGGTCTCACTGGCCGCGGCGTTCCGGCGGCTGGACGCCGACgacggggtggcggcggtggtgctcgcGGGGCGCGGCCGCGCGTTCTGCTCCGGCGTGGACCTGACTGCTGCGGAGGAGGTGTTCAAGGGCGACGTGAAGGatcccgccgccgaccccgtcgtcCAGATGGAGCGCTGTCGCAAGCCCATCGTCGGCGCCATCGCCGGATTCGCCGTCACCGCCGGATTTGAGATCGCCCTCGCCTGCGACATCCTAGTGGCCGGCCGCTCCGCTAAGTTCATCGACACCCACGCCAAGTGAGTTCGCCCCCCTCCACCTCTTGAGTCAACAACTTATTCTTGCAAAAAGGATCACAAGTTGTAAATACTGCTCTTGATTTTCTCAATTAGAGTATCTTAGTTCCTCTATTTTGGCAATTTGAGCTCGATACCTTGGTCACCAAATAGTACAAAATATGATGACAAGTAATCCAGTGCGATGTACTAGAAAGTCTCTTTTTTATATGAAATCTACTAGAAAAGCCCTACCTCTTTTGCCTTTTGGATATTATCCTCTACGCTCGAGTAGTGTGAGCATGGGCAGAACACGGTGAAATTTGAATGTTTAATTACAGTTGTTTTCCTTTGGTAATTGATTTTGGACCATAAGATTGTCTTGAATAGTTCCATGGAAGAGATCCTATCTTATCCTGCAGTTTCAGAAGGGGGAACTCGATATTGGAATTGGAATTTCTACTTTTATTAGGCAGAGTTACACACTGAAGTCCTGCTAAATGCATATACTTGTTCTATCTTCAGACAATGCATATAAATCATGTAGGGATTGATGCCCTTGCCACACCCTTGGGCGCTGTTTTTTGATCAGCTTTTGTTCAATATATATCTTTAAATAGTATGTAATCATGTTTGTATCAATGCCATTGCCACAACATTGTGCCCTATTTTTCTGATCTGCTTTTGTTCAATGTGATGTAGGTTTGGGATATTCCCTTCTTGGGGTCTTTCACAGAAGCTTTCTCGTGTCATTGGACCAAATAGAGCACGGGAAGTGTCGTTAACTTGCATGCCTATCACAGCTGAAATGGCGGAGAAGTGGGGTCTTGTTAACCACATTGTGGATGATACCCAGGTGCTGAGTAAGGCAATAGAGGTCTGTGAGGCCATTGCAAGGAACAATCGCAACTTGGTTGTGTTGTATAAATCTGTTATAAATGACGGGCTCCAGCTGGACTTGGAACATGCTCGAGCTCTTGAAAAGGTTTGTACCTACACAATGTGGTGCTTAAACTATTTAACTTCTAGTAGAGCTTGGCAGAATTTAACAACAAATTAACAAGTGAAACTAGGCAGAGTTATGGTGATTTCCTCCATTAGAAATATAACATCTGATAAATCCTTTTTGGTGAACAAACTTTGTAAAAAGAAAGTCTTTATTGGGAGAGGTAGCAAGCTTTTTAGATTGACACTGTGTTTACCGATTGAAGATGGATATTGTCTATGGGATTATATTGGGTCTGAACGGAAAGAAACAGGAAATATCTTCTATCGTTGTTAATATGCTCCAGAAATGCATCCTCATGTTAGCATTGTTATGATTTCAGGAAAGAGCTCATGACTATTACAATGGTATGACAAAAGAGCAATTCGCAAGTATGCAGAAATTTATACAGGGCCGGAGTTCGAAGCCACCATCAAAGCTGTGATGATATATGTTCTGTACCACTGTATGTACCGAAATATCAATGTACTGTATACATCCACTGAAGTGTTCAATGaccagaaagaaaaataaacactgCCAATGTTGCATACAAAGAAAGTACCATCTTCACATGTGTTATTGGAAGAGTATCGCAGCCTATGCTGCTGTTTTCTGTTCTTTGCCTGTATGTTCCTGTTCGCCCTTTTTCTTTACGCCTGCAATTTTGTTGGTAAAATGGCGTTCCGAGCTGGACGATCACTTCCTAAACTTTAGAAGGTGAAGTGCGAGTGCCTTCTTTGATGCGTGGGTGAAGTTTCTGAGTAAGCGATCAATGTTGCTGGTGAAAATCTGAGGCCGCTGCTCTTTTTATCATGCTGGTGCTGGTGTTTTTATTCCATGGAGCCACCAGAACCAAGCATCCGTGTCTAGTTCAATTGTttagttttgacttttgagacATCACCTTTGATCGAAATGAATTAAGGTTTGTAATGTTTTTATGGTTCAAATACTTAAATTTGTGTCTGCgctttgaatttttttgggTTATTTGGGTCTCTGGTTATATACTAGACTACCCTCTTTGGCACAACTTCAAATTCAATATTTCTTCTTAAATATGTGTATTTCTAACTTCACAAATTCATTATCTAGACCTGCGATAGTGCGATTAAGttgataatatttatataaataattttgttCTCACtttagataaaattttaaaatttaaatcattactataatttaatatacaaaattCAAATATATCGTGATCTATAGCTATGCCAAACAGACCTGAGTTTTTATCGTTAAGAGTAAAGTCTCTGAAATCCATCTCAGACATCGCAACATCGACCAGTCCACACAAGTCAAGACATCACCGATCTCAAAGCAACGGCCAAGCCGAGAGAGCGCAACCCAAACCACGCGCCCGCCGTGGACCGTCGTCGTTCCGCACTTCCGCCGGCCGCGCACCCCCGCTGCTCCGCCTCCCGATTGCctcgtaggcggcggcggcggcggcgaagcttcCTGAAACCCCGACCCTAGGGTTTCTCCCCGCCTCCCCGGGCGCTGCCTCCCATGGCGCCtcccctgctcctcctccgcctcctcctcctcgcggtcGCCGTGGCCACCtccgcggcggctcggcgggaGGCGTTCCGCCGGGATCCCGGCCACCCGCAGTGGCACCACGGCGCTTTCCACGACGTCGAGGACAGCGTCCGCGCCGACGTGCGCCGCATGCTCCACACGCGCGCAGAGGTAACTTACTCATCGTCACTCTCATCCCCCCTCGTCGCTCGTCGGCTCCCCCCGTTAAATCTCTCCCGCCCGCACACGAGTGGCGCACGTCGACAGAGGTGATCCCGTGGTTTTGAGCTCGGATGAATTCGAGCTTGGTAGTAGCTTGCGATGCGGTGAATTTTACTCTCGATGTACGGGATCTGCAGGTGGATTTCGTTCCTCTCCCCTCGTGAGATCGACCGCCGTTTTGATGTTGTGGGACGTGCAAAGTTTGTAGATTTTAGAATTTGTATGCTTATAAGTTGGAATTCTTCCTCCGAGCATGTGTGAGACTGTTTAGATGTGCTAGCATTATGAGTGCCTGCAAGATGGCATAAGGAAAGAAAAGACCTTGTGAGAAGTTTTTTGTTGTAGTTGACTGGCTGTTGTAACTTTTGTCCACACTGGTGCTCATACAACAAGAATAGCATAACAAACTGTAGTAATCTTAACTTTCTGTAATCATTTGTTGCTGCTCTACTTTATGTTTCTTCTGAAACATTCATTGTGTGCATCTTTTACGTTTGCAATGTCTGTTGACACACTGGGAGAATTTCGCAGGTTCCATTTCAGGTGCCTCTCGAGGTTAACGTTGTTCTTATTGGTTTCAATGGTGATGGAGGGTATAGATACTCCTTGGATGGGCATAGGCTGGAAGAATTCTTAAAGATGAGCTTTCCGCTTCATAGGCCCTCTTGTTTCGAGACAGGAGAACCAATTGATATTGAGCATCATATCATGTACAATGTCATAGCGGTAAGGCTTCATTTTAAGGTCTCATAATTATTCTTTTTACAATATGTCGCTGTTATTTTTATACTGTTCTATTGTAA from Oryza glaberrima chromosome 3, OglaRS2, whole genome shotgun sequence carries:
- the LOC127765454 gene encoding probable enoyl-CoA hydratase 1, peroxisomal is translated as MQYCSVKRSLPKKRDTSTRYSHPHSRRSSVYQTEKLVNPTPPDPMAATSPDSGDLILVEPAKPGSRVAVVTINRPKALNALTRPMMVSLAAAFRRLDADDGVAAVVLAGRGRAFCSGVDLTAAEEVFKGDVKDPAADPVVQMERCRKPIVGAIAGFAVTAGFEIALACDILVAGRSAKFIDTHAKFGIFPSWGLSQKLSRVIGPNRAREVSLTCMPITAEMAEKWGLVNHIVDDTQVLSKAIEVCEAIARNNRNLVVLYKSVINDGLQLDLEHARALEKERAHDYYNGMTKEQFASMQKFIQGRSSKPPSKL